A single window of Nicotiana tomentosiformis chromosome 1, ASM39032v3, whole genome shotgun sequence DNA harbors:
- the LOC104101690 gene encoding uncharacterized protein encodes MGLNAPNKQKKIKLLCNEERVGLIGLLETKIKRDKIDQVMGKLFGGWQFISNLDCHYNGRIVVLWRDDLYKIKLIAMTDQIVTCEALYISHQLTFNVSFMYAHNTREEKRGLWDSTMNQSRRSNRYSWNDKGVDKRIFSKIDWIFINDMWLDNMPTCRAILLPEGISDHCPIKVSLAEENPRRKRSFQYCNTWSHNPQFVDLRSKAVWIKLGDDNTQYFYSVIKHRKLKHSITQLKDRAEEWQNKPNDIARIFVEYYEDLLEKRDDSRTRVNNRVLQEGTILTIDQQMELLQPYTDKDVKKALFNIDRNKSFGPDGYGSGFFRDAWDIIGTYFTEAVLKFYQNGQLLKQINSTNIALIPKIEVPEYDLMLFCKGNMSSVNRLMKILNHFSATTGLIANMDKSNIFLAGIDDNTKEQLLQRTRFVLGALPMKYLGLPLSSKKWNKMNCHQLVEKITHRVKVTYSRQLSYAGRLQVIEAVLFSIQSFWSSVFILPQSVLKEVDRICREYLWGGSVDKVALLSWEKICQPKKLGGLNTKGCKEWNIASVGKLIWQLQVNKESLWVKWVHSIYMKT; translated from the exons ATGGGCTTAAATGCCCCTAATAAGCAAAAGAAGATTAAACTCCTTTGCAATGAAGAAAGAGTAGGACTAATTGGCCTActagaaacaaaaataaagaggGATAAAATAGATCAAGTAATGGGGAAGCTGTTTGGTGGATGGCAGTTCATCTCAAATTTGGACTGTCATTACAATGGACGGATAGTGGTTCTATGGAGAGATGATTTGTACAAAATCAAACTTATTGCTATGACTGATCAAATAGTTACTTGTGAGGCTCTCTATATATCTCACCAGTTGACTTTTAATGTCTCTTTTATGTATGCCCATAACACAAGAGAAGAAAAGAGAGGTTTATGGGACAGTACGATGAATCAGAGTAGAAGAA GCAATAGGTATTCCTGGAATGATAAAGGTGTTGATAAGAGAATCTTCTCCAAAATAGATTGGATTTTTATAAATGATATGTGGCTAGACAATATGCCTACCTGTAGAGCCATTCTTTTGCCGGAAGGCATAAGTGACCACTGCCCTATAAAAGTCTCACTAGCAGAAGAGAATCCTAGGAGGAAAAGATCCTTCCAATACTGCAACACATGGTCACACAACCCTCAGTTTGTGGATCTA AGAAGCAAAGCCGTATGGATAAAGTTGGGTGATGACAATACACAGTACTTTTACTCTGTGATCAAACATAGGAAATTGAAGCACTCCATTACTCAGCTAAAGGATAGAGCGGAAGAATGGCAGAATAAGCCTAACGACATTGCTAGAATATTTGTCGAGTATTATGAAGATCTATTGGAGAAGAGAGATGATTCAAGAACACGAGTAAACAATAGAGTACTACAGGAAGGAACAATACTTACTATTGATCAACAGATGGAGTTGTTGCAACCTTATACTGATAAGGATGTGAAAAAGGCTTTATTTAATATTGACAGGAATAAAAGTTTCGGGCCTGATGGGTATGGTAGTGGATTCTTTCGAGATGCATGGGACATTATTGGAACATATTTCACAGAAGCAGTACTTAAATTTTATCAGAATGGCCAACTGTTGAAGCAGATTAATAGTACAAATATAGCCCTTATTCCCAAGATAGAGGTTCCTGAAT ATGATCTGATGCTTTTCTGCAAAGGTAATATGAGCTCAGTAAATCGCCTCATGAAGATACTAAATCATTTTAGTGCCACTACTGGATTGATTGCAAATATGGATAAATCCAACATCTTCTTGGCTGGAATAGATGATAACACTAAGGAGCAGCTACTTCAAAGAACGAGATTTGTATTGGGTGCTTTGCCTATGAAATACTTGGGGCTGCCACTCTCATCCAAGAAATGGAATAAAATGAATTGTCATCAACTAGTGGAGAAAATTACACACAGAGTTAAAGTCACCTATTCCAGACAACTATCCTATGCTGGGAGACTTCAGGTGATAGAAGCAGTATTATTTTCCATACAGAGTTTTTGGAGTTCAGTGTTCATTCTACCTCAAAGTGTACTGAAGGAGGTGGATAGGATCTGTAGGGAATACTTATGGGGAGGATCAGTTGACAAGGTGGCTTTGTTATCGTGGGAAAAGATCTGCCAACCTAAGAAATTGGGAGGTTTAAATACCAAGGGGTGCAAGGAGTGGAACATTGCATCTGTAGGCAAACTAATCTGGCAATTGCAAGTAAATAAGGAATCATTATGGGTTAAATGGGTACATAGCATTTATATGAAGACATAA